The genome window CGGGATGAAAGATACTGGTATCTATGAGGTGCTCTGGGATGGAAGAGATGAAACCGGCAAGAGAGTCGCTGAAGGCATCTACTTCTATAACCTCGAAACACCTAACTACAAAGAGACAAAAAAACTGATTTATACAAAATAAGCTTTTAAGCCGGCGTAGCTCAGCTGGTAGAGCAACGGTTTCGTAAACCGTAGGTCGGCGGTTCGAATCCGCCCACCGGCTTTTTATTTTATGCCGTGGACAATTATTGTAAGTATGAATTTTAGCGCAGCCCATTTTTTAAAAAATTATCGGAATAAATGTGAACGTGTTCATGGACATAATTATAAGGTTGTTGTACATATTAATGGCGATAAGTTAAACAAAAACGGCATTCTCTATGATTTTAAGGAAATCAAAGAGTACCTTAAAAAAATAATACCAGACCATCAACATCTCAATGAACTTTTTCTGTTTAACCCGACGGCAGAAAATTTAGCTTATCATTTTTACTATGTATTAAAGAAAAAATATCCGATAAAAAAAATTGAAGTTTGGGAAGATGATACTCAAGGCGCAGTCTACGAAGAAAGCTCTGATTGACATTTATTCACATGGGCTTATAATAATACTAGAATGAGAAATGTTTTTCAACTAGCTAAAGCTATAACTGCTGCATTAGTAATAAGCAATTGTTTTACGCCAAAATCACCGTTAAAAAGCAATGAGAAAAAAATAAAGTTGTTATATTTTCCCACTTGGACCGTCGATAAAGCTGCAAAAATTAGCACATTTATTAAACAAGAAAAAAACCAGAATTCAACAATCGCATTAATAAAATATTGCCAAATTTTTCCTCCCCAGGAGCGTCCTTGCGATACTGCGAAAACTATTGAGTTAATAATGAAAATTTTCGAGCACTCAAATGTTGACGCAATTCTTTTCTCGGGCGATCTATTAAATGTAAGCAATCATATAACGGCGAATACCTCCACTAATAAATTCTTAGTGCTAGGTGCAAATGTCTTAAATAAACGTTCTACACGATTTTTTTGGCAAGATTATCTTATAAACAAAATCTGTGGTGTACGAATAGCTATATTGGGTGTCACTTTTGACACTCTGAACCCTACGGTTAATTATCGCGACCCGAATTTTGTAATTCAAAAATTACTTCCAATCATTAAAAGCCGATCTGATTTTCAGTGTCTTATTACCAATACCAATGATACTTTAGATTATCCTTTTAATGTTATTCTTGGAGCGCCGAGTAAAAATACCTTTTGGATTAATTCTTTTTCAGACAACATTGTATATGAGATTTCACTTACATTTAATATTGAAAACAATCTTTCGTCAATTGTCTTTAAACAAATCGAATTAGACACAATATTCGAGGATCCAACAATTTCTAAGTTTAAAAATGAAATTTTCAACAACGACATAAAGTAACGGTGAAAACAATACAAACTGCAACGTTCAATAAAAGTTTACGATGGGGTCGGCTGTTATGGTGTTTATTCGTAACTTGGTATTTTATTAATTTCAGTTACAACTTCTTCTCTTCTGTGATTCCGGATCGAGATCAAATTCCTATAATTTTCTTTATCTTATTAATTCTATGGATGGTAATTGAATATTATTTTGAATCCCCCTATTTTCAATCTGGGTTAGTGTCATACTCAAACATTATTAAAACATTTATTTCTTTTTTCTTTTATTTAAATGGGTCTTATGCTATAGCTGATTATACATTTGGGCATAGGACTCAACTAATAAAACTATACCCGTTTTTAAATGTTTTCGGCTTACTTCTATTTAGCTATGGAACTTTTGTAAGATTAAATACGCTATTTGAATTACTTTTTTCCAAAGACAAACTTTATTTTAACCGCAATTGTTACCGGTATTGCCGACATCCGCGGCTTTGGGGAACCTTTGTACAATTCTTAGCCATTCCAATGGTCTTTGGTAGTTATCCAGGTATTATTCTAAGTAGTACCTTGGGATTGTTTTTAATATACCGCCAAGCACAACTTGAAGAGAATTTTTTTCTAAAAGAATATAAAGAACAATACCAAGCTTATCAATTGCAAACTCCATTTTTTATCCCCTTTTTTCGCAAAAAAGCAATTTAGATTCGCATACCCTAATTACTATTGACATTACTAAAACTTCGTAATACAATTTAATATATGCAAGAAAGATTTACAGAACGCGTAAAAAAAATTTTAGCGATTGCCCGCCAAGAAGCCATAAGATTACACAACGACTACATCGGTACAGAGCATATCCTATTAGGAATTGTCAAAGAGGGGGAAGGTGTTGCGGTTATGGTTCTAAACGAATTAGGTGTAAACTTAGATGATTTGCAACGGACGATAGAAAATGCGCTCGAATATGGCACCAAAACTTTGATTTTAAATGAAATTCCATTAAATCATGAGGCTCGAGCCGCTATTAATTGGGCGGTTGAAGAAGCCCGACGGATGAATCATACATATATCGGCACGGAACATATTCTGTTGGGGATTTTAAAAGAAGAAAAAAGTTTAGGCGCTCAAATTCTTCAATCTTTAGGATTAGAATTAGAAATTGTCCGGCAAGAGACTCTTAGATTACTCAGTGGCCACGTAAAAGAAACAACCAAGAAATCAAAATCTAAAACGCCAGCATTGGACATGTATTCTCGTGATCTTACCCAATTAGCCCGAGAAGATAAACTTGATCCAATAATTGGCCGTGAAAAGGAAATTGAACGCGTAATCCAAATATTAGTTCGCCGTAAAAAAAACAATCCGGTACTAATAGGCGAAGCCGGTGTTGGAAAAACCGCTATTGTAGAAGGTCTTGCCCAGCGTATAGTAGATGGTCGGATTCCCAGTGCACTAAAAAATAAACGCGTATTGGCACTCGACATGGCAGCTATAGTTGCTGGCACTAAATATCGTGGCCAGTTTGAAGAACGTCTTAAGGCAATTATTAACGAAATTACTACTCAGGGAGATTGCATCATATTTATTGATGAATTACACACAATTGTTGGGGCTGGTGCTGCCGAAGGTTCAATTGATGCTTCAAACATATTAAAACCAGCATTAGCCCGAGGCGAAATTCAGTGCATTGGTGCCACAACTTTAGAAGAATATCGTCGCTACATCGAAAAACATTCCGCATTAGAAAGGCGATTCCAGCCAATTATGGTAGAGCCCCCAACAGTTGAGGAAACAATCCGAATTCTTATGGGTCTTAAAGAAAAATATGAACTACATCATAAAGTTATTTATTCCGAAAAAGCAATAAGAGCGGCAGCATTTTTAGCTGATCGTTATATTACTGATCGGTTTTTACCCGACAAAGCCATTGATGTTATTGACGAAGCTGGTGCTCGTGTAAAATTGATTCGCTCTACGGTCAATCCGGAACTCGAAGAAATTGAGAAGAAAATTGAGAAAGTGCGTAAGGCAAAAGAAAATGCTATTGAGCAACAAAAGTTTGAACGTGCTGCAGAATTGCGTGATGAACAACGCCGGTTAATTGAGTTACTCAAGAAGAAACGCATAGAATGGGAAAAAAGTGGTAATTTCCCAGTGGTAACTGAGGAAGATGTGGCGTACGTTGTAGCAACTTGGTCATCAGTTCCTGTAACCAAACTAGAAGAAAATGAACAACAACGGCTTCTAAACATGGAAAAAGAACTTGCTGAATATATCGTTGGCCAAGAACACGCAATTTCCGCTGTGGCAAAAGCAATTCGGCGAAGCCGAGCTGGTATTAAAGACCCACGTCGACCCATAGGTTCGTTTATCTTCTTAGGCCCAACCGGCGTCGGCAAAACTGAACTAGCTCGGGTACTTGCAAAATTTTTATTTGGGAATGAAGACGCTTTAATTAGGCTTGATATGAGTGAATATATGGAAAAATTCAACGTGTCTCGACTTGTTGGTGCACCACCGGGTTATGTTGGTTACGAAGAAGGTGGTCAGCTTACCGAAAAAATTCGTCGAAAACCATACTCAGTAGTTTTATTTGACGAAATTGAAAAGGCACATCCTGATGTGTTTAATATTCTTCTTCAAATTTTAGAAGATGGACAACTTACCGACTCCCTAGGTCGTAAAGTAAGTTTTAAAAATGCCGTAATTATTATGACTTCTAATATTGCCACTTCCGAAATAAAGAAAGCAGCAAGTTTAGGTTTTCGGTCATCATCAGAACTTGAAACTTATGAAAAAATAAAGGAAAAACTTCTTCAGGAAGTAAAAAAAGTATTCCGCCCGGAATTTCTTAACAGAGTCGACGAAATCATTGTATTCAGATCGCTAGACCGTTCTCAAATGGAAAAAATTGTTGATATTCAGTTACGAAGCATTACTGAACGTTTGCGTGAACAAAAGCTCATTCTTCAAGTTGAAAAGAGTGCTAAAGAATTGCTTATTGAACAAGGCTTCGATCCG of candidate division WOR-3 bacterium contains these proteins:
- the queD gene encoding 6-carboxytetrahydropterin synthase QueD, which produces MPWTIIVSMNFSAAHFLKNYRNKCERVHGHNYKVVVHINGDKLNKNGILYDFKEIKEYLKKIIPDHQHLNELFLFNPTAENLAYHFYYVLKKKYPIKKIEVWEDDTQGAVYEESSD
- a CDS encoding methyltransferase, with the translated sequence MKTIQTATFNKSLRWGRLLWCLFVTWYFINFSYNFFSSVIPDRDQIPIIFFILLILWMVIEYYFESPYFQSGLVSYSNIIKTFISFFFYLNGSYAIADYTFGHRTQLIKLYPFLNVFGLLLFSYGTFVRLNTLFELLFSKDKLYFNRNCYRYCRHPRLWGTFVQFLAIPMVFGSYPGIILSSTLGLFLIYRQAQLEENFFLKEYKEQYQAYQLQTPFFIPFFRKKAI
- a CDS encoding ATP-dependent Clp protease ATP-binding subunit, whose translation is MQERFTERVKKILAIARQEAIRLHNDYIGTEHILLGIVKEGEGVAVMVLNELGVNLDDLQRTIENALEYGTKTLILNEIPLNHEARAAINWAVEEARRMNHTYIGTEHILLGILKEEKSLGAQILQSLGLELEIVRQETLRLLSGHVKETTKKSKSKTPALDMYSRDLTQLAREDKLDPIIGREKEIERVIQILVRRKKNNPVLIGEAGVGKTAIVEGLAQRIVDGRIPSALKNKRVLALDMAAIVAGTKYRGQFEERLKAIINEITTQGDCIIFIDELHTIVGAGAAEGSIDASNILKPALARGEIQCIGATTLEEYRRYIEKHSALERRFQPIMVEPPTVEETIRILMGLKEKYELHHKVIYSEKAIRAAAFLADRYITDRFLPDKAIDVIDEAGARVKLIRSTVNPELEEIEKKIEKVRKAKENAIEQQKFERAAELRDEQRRLIELLKKKRIEWEKSGNFPVVTEEDVAYVVATWSSVPVTKLEENEQQRLLNMEKELAEYIVGQEHAISAVAKAIRRSRAGIKDPRRPIGSFIFLGPTGVGKTELARVLAKFLFGNEDALIRLDMSEYMEKFNVSRLVGAPPGYVGYEEGGQLTEKIRRKPYSVVLFDEIEKAHPDVFNILLQILEDGQLTDSLGRKVSFKNAVIIMTSNIATSEIKKAASLGFRSSSELETYEKIKEKLLQEVKKVFRPEFLNRVDEIIVFRSLDRSQMEKIVDIQLRSITERLREQKLILQVEKSAKELLIEQGFDPEFGARPIKRAIRRLLEDPLSEELLRNSYPPGTIIRVVRNNESLKFIPELAITEPIESQESKESV